GGGTCACAACAGTCATCGAGCGCAAGGCCATCGGCCGGATTCAGAACCGCTACGGACCGAATCGCGTCGGCCTGCCGTTCACGGACCTGCGGCTTTTCGGTTTCGGCCAGTTCATCGCCGACGGCATCAAGGCGCTCACAAAGGAAGATTTGGTGCCGCGCGCGGCGGATCGGATTGTCCATTTCCTCGCGCCGATTGTGTTGATCGTGCCGGTGTTTCTGGCGTATGCCGTTCTGCCTTTTGGGCGGAACATGGTGCCGATCGATCTTGATACCGGCGTGTTGTTCTTTTTCGCCGTGGGCGCCGCCACCGAGCTGTCGGTGTTCATGGCCGGGTGGTCAAGCCGCAACAAATACTCGTTGCTGGGCGCGATGCGCGCCATCGCCCAGATGATCAGCTATGAAGTGCCGCTCATCCTCGCGGCGGTCCCGGTGCTGATGATCGCAGGTTCGCTCTCGACGGTGACGATTGTCGGAGCGCAGGCGGAGTACTCGGGTCAGCTGCCACACTGGCACGTTTTCACGCCCTGGGGACTCACCGGTTTTGTTCTGTTTGTGATCGCGGCGATGGCCGAGTCGAACCGTTCGCCGTTCGACCTGCCGGAAGGGGAGTCGGAGATCATCGCCGGTTACTTCCTCGAATACTCCGGCTTCAAGTTCGCGCTCTTTTTTCTTGCGGAGTACCTGGGCATGTTTGCGATCAGCGGCATGGCGGTCACGCTGTTTCTGGGCGGCTGGACCGCTCCTCTGGCGATGCTCGACTGGCTGCCGTCGTGGTTCTGGTTTTTTTCGAAGATCGTTGCGCTGATTTTCTTTTTCATCTGGGTGCGCGGCACGGTGCCGCGCCTGCGCATTGATCAACTGATGAATTTTGCCTGGAAGTTCATGCTGCCCATGGCGCTCATCAACATCTTCGCTGCCGGCGTGTGGCGCTTCGAATCGCCCGGGCCGGTGCGATGGCTCGTGTGCGGCGCCATGGTCGGTGTGCCGTACTATCTGCTGGCGCGCGGGCTGGCCGCCCGGCAGCACCTCGGCAGGCGTACTTATCGATTTGCCGAATGATCCGATGAATCTTGTCTTTTTCATCCTCGCCCTGGTGACGGCCGCCGGCGCGGTCGCGGCCATGGGCCTGCGCAACCTTGTGCATTGCGCGCTTTGCCTGATGGCGGCCTTCGCCGGACTGGCTGCGTTGTATCTCCAGCTCGGCGCGCAATTCGTCGGTCTGGCGCAAGTCCTCGTTTACATCGGAGCGGTCGCGATTCTGATCGTCTTCGCCATATTGCTGACGCGCGGAGCGGAATCGCCATCGCAACCGGTTGTGTCCGGACGATGGTTCATGGGGGTGGCCATCGCCGCGCTGACGTTTGGCAGCCTGGCGATGGCCATCATCACCAGTGCCTCCGTTTCTCTGCCGCGCGGACCAAAGTCGGATGTCGCCGCCGACGTGGCCATGAAAAACATCGGCACAAAACTCATGACCGATTACGTCCTGCCGTTGGAAGTCATCGCATTGCTGTTGACCGCGGCGATGATTGGCGCGGTCATCATCGCCATGCGCGAGGCGACCCCGGAATCCAAATGACAGCCACCGTCCAACCGCACCGCAGGAAAAGTGAAAAGGCGCAGGGGAGAATGCTGCCGTTTTCGCCTCCCGCAGTTTTTATTTGCCAGACCGCATGACGCCGCTGCCTTGTTATCTGTTGTTGTCGGCTTTGTTGTTCGCCATCGGATTGGCGGGCGCATTGACTCGCCGCAATGCCATCATTGTGCTCATCGGCATTGAACTCATGCTCAACGCGGCGAACCTGAACTTCATTGCGTTCTGGCGTTTCAGTGAGCACCCGGAAGCGCTGACCGGCATCCTGTTCGTGATTTTCTCGATTGGCGTCGCGGCGGCGGAAGCGGCGGTGGGCCTCGCGCTCATCATCGCGATCTACCGGCATTACAAGACTACAAATGTGGATCAGATGGATTCGATGAAGGGATAAACCGGGCACAGTTCATGACGATACCTCATGGCAACCGCGCAGTTCTTGTGAACGAGCTGGCGCTTAGGCCTGGCGAAGGCGATTTGTTTGTCGGCAAACTGCGGGGTTTCCCTTTCGGGCTAAAGTTTATCGAATCCCCTGGTTCGGTTCTGCTTTTGTTCCAGATCCGCCATCCGTTCTTGGCCCAAATGAAAGAAGTCGGTTCGATTCAGTTCTGCGATGAAATAGTACGACTGATGGAGCAAAAAAAGATCACGATCGAATTTGAAGACAAATTAATCTGGCTCACTTTTGTTGACGCAGAAAATTACCTCGAAAGCGGAATGGTAAAACGACTACTCGACGAAATCTTGTCCTCATTGGAAACGGCGGGGTTGGCACCTCTGCCGGATATTTGTTTCTACTGTGGTAGAAACAAAGTTGAATCCCTTACCTGCATCGATGGAAAAGTGGCCCAAATCTGTCCGATATGTTTGCAAGAGCGGTTGAGTTCATCGGGGAATCGTCCGGGCGATTCAACCGAAGGAGTTGCCTCGATTTCGGTTCTGACGCCGGTGGCTGCTACCATCGGAGCAGTTTGCTGGACCTTGGTATGGATCGGTTATGACCTTCTCTTTGAACTTCTGAAGACGAATGTCATTTATGTTCCGCGCATCGTCGAGTTGGTGGTGCTGGTTTGCGTGGCCGCTATCGTGGGTGGCCCGATAGGATTCCTGATCAAGCGGGTTCGCCGTCGGGGGGGGAAACTATCAGTCGTGGCAGCCGTCGTTTGTACAATCGGTGCCATTATGATTGGGGAAACGCTCTACGTGGCTTGGCTGATCTATCGGGAGTTCAAAGTGTTTTCCTTGTCCGCCGCTTGGAGCGTTCTCCCGAGACTTGAACTTGAGATGGGAGGGTTTCACTTGGTAATCAAAGCGCTCGCGGCGTTTGTGTCTATTGTTTTGGCCGCGGAAATAGCAAAACCCTCAAGAGGGAAATTGAATCTATAGGGACAAACGCAACCATGGACGTGATTGTAAAAAACCTCTGGTTGATTCCCGCGCTGCCGCTGCTGGCGGCGGGGGTGACGGCACTGGCGAAACGGCCGCAGCGCCAGTTCGCGGCGACCCTGGCCATTGGCTCGATGACTCTCGCGTTCCTGTTGTCATGCTGGGCGTTCATCGGAACGCTGGGCAGACATGCCGGCGCGGACGTTGAGCGTCAAATTCACAACGTTAACTGGCTGCAGTTCGGCGACGCCTCGCTGAAACTGGGCTGGGTGCTCGACCCGCTCACGGCGATCATGCTCGTGATGGTCACGTTCGTCGGGCTGCTGATTTTCATCTACAGCGTCGGTTACATGGAACACGATGAGAATTTCACGCGCTTCTTCTGTTTCTTGTCACTGTTTGCCGCCGCCATGCTCGGGATCGTTATCTCGAACAGCTTGTTGCTTCTGTTCATCAGTTGGGAACTGGTCGGGCTGTCATCGTACCTGTTGATTGGTTTCTGGTATGACAAACCCAGTGCGGCAGCCGCGGCGAAAAAGGCGTTCATCGTCACGCGCATCGGCGACATGGGATTTTTCCTCGGCATCCTGTGGCTCTATGCGAAAACGGGCACGCTGCTGTTCTATGACAATGGCAACGGCTGTCTCGAACAGGACGCGCTCACCCGCTTGGTGGCGCAGACAACATCCGTGGGTATCACGGTTTCAACAGGCATTTCCCTTCTGATTTTCTGCGGGGCGATTGGCAAGTCCGGGCAGGTGCCGTTGCATGTCTGGCTGCCCGATGCGATGGAGGGTCCGACGCCTGTGAGCGCGCTGATCCACGCCGCAACGATGGTGGCGGCGGGTGTGTTTCTGGTGGCGCGGGTTTATCCGTTGATGAGCGGGAACCTCGAAGGTGAGGCAGCGAATACCGCGGCTCTGCAGGCGGTGACCTGGGTTGGCGCCATTACCGCCGTTTTCGCCGCGCTCATCGCCGTCGCGCAGAATGACATCAAACGGATACTCGCTTACTCCACGGTATCCCAACTCGGTTACATGATGATGGGCCTCGGTGTCGGGGGCGTCGCTGTCGGGATGTTTCACCTCATCACGCACGCATTTTTCAAGGCGCTCTTGTTCATGGGCGCCGGTTCGGTGATTCACGGCTGTCACAAGGAACAGGACATCCGCAACATGGGTGGCCTGAGGATTTTCATGCCCGTCACGTTCGTGACCTACGCCGTCGGCATGATGGCCTTGTGCGGTGTGCCGTTCTTTTTCTCGGGATTCTGGAGCAAGGATGAAATTCTCCACGAGGCGTTCCTGTGGAAACCGTCGGTGTGGCCGTTTTGCCTCGGCGTGTTCGGCGCGCTGCTGACGGCGTTCTACATGACGCGGCAGGTCTGTTATGTGTTCTTCGGACACAACCGCGACACGCGGACCTCGTTTTCACCCAGGGGACTGGCGTATGCCGGGCCGCACGAAAGCCCGCCGGTGATGACCTGGCCGCTTGTCATCCTCGCCGCGTTCGCCGTGCTGCTGAGTTTGATCGGAACGCCATTCTGGCCGTGGTTTCAAAGCTATTTAAGCGGTCACGCCGTGACCGCCGGTTTCCGCTGGGAAGCATTGTTTGTGATGCTGATCTCAATCCTTGTCGTGGCGCTGGGACTGGGCGCGGGCTGGTGGCTGTACGGCCGGCGACCTGCCAAAACCGCGGAAGCGCCCGACCCGCTCGAAGAAATCCAGGCGGGCGCGTTCGGGGTTCTACGGGACAAGTTCTTCGTGGACGAATTGTACGAATCCACCGTTGTCCGCCTTAACGCGCGGTTCTCCCGCTTCTGCCACTGGCTCGACAGCGTCGCGCTCGACACACTGGTGCTGATTGCATCCCATCTCGTGGTGGGGCTTTCCTGGCTCAATCGCCTCATCGACGAATATGTGATCAATCCCGGCTTTGATGAAGCGTGCAAGGGAGTTCGGAACGGAGGCGGATTTCTGTCGCGTCTGCAGGACGGTCAGGTGCAGAACTATCTTCGTGTCCTCGGATTGTCGCTCACCGTTCTGCTGCTGTTGCTGACCTGGGGGTGTGGGAAATGAGCGGCTTTCCCTGGATCACGGCGCTGACGCTGACGCCGCTTGCGGGTGGCTTCGTCGTCATTGCGGTAGGGGTCCGGCGAAGCCGCCTGGCCCGCGGTCTGGCGCTGGCATCCAGTTTCGTTTCGCTCGCCCTCGTGGCGTTGATCTGCAAACAGTTTGACCCTGCCTCGGCCGAGTTGCAGTTCGCCGAGCGGCACGACTGGATTTCGAGACTCGGCATCGAATATTTCGTCGGCGTGGATGGGCTCAACCTGTTGATGATTCTGCTGACGGCGATCATCGTGCCGATGGCGATGCTCGCATCGTCGAACGCCGTTGAACGGCCGCCGCTGTATCACGCGCTGATGCTCTTTCTTCAATGCGGCCTGTTCGGCACGTTCACGGCGCTGAATTTCTTCCACTGGTTCATTTTCTGGGAACTGAGTCTCATCCCGGCGTTCTTTCTCATCAAACTCTGGGGAGGACCGCAACGCGGCGCGGCTG
The DNA window shown above is from Candidatus Angelobacter sp. and carries:
- the nuoH gene encoding NADH-quinone oxidoreductase subunit NuoH, which gives rise to VTTVIERKAIGRIQNRYGPNRVGLPFTDLRLFGFGQFIADGIKALTKEDLVPRAADRIVHFLAPIVLIVPVFLAYAVLPFGRNMVPIDLDTGVLFFFAVGAATELSVFMAGWSSRNKYSLLGAMRAIAQMISYEVPLILAAVPVLMIAGSLSTVTIVGAQAEYSGQLPHWHVFTPWGLTGFVLFVIAAMAESNRSPFDLPEGESEIIAGYFLEYSGFKFALFFLAEYLGMFAISGMAVTLFLGGWTAPLAMLDWLPSWFWFFSKIVALIFFFIWVRGTVPRLRIDQLMNFAWKFMLPMALINIFAAGVWRFESPGPVRWLVCGAMVGVPYYLLARGLAARQHLGRRTYRFAE
- a CDS encoding NADH-quinone oxidoreductase subunit J, encoding MNLVFFILALVTAAGAVAAMGLRNLVHCALCLMAAFAGLAALYLQLGAQFVGLAQVLVYIGAVAILIVFAILLTRGAESPSQPVVSGRWFMGVAIAALTFGSLAMAIITSASVSLPRGPKSDVAADVAMKNIGTKLMTDYVLPLEVIALLLTAAMIGAVIIAMREATPESK
- the nuoK gene encoding NADH-quinone oxidoreductase subunit NuoK produces the protein MTPLPCYLLLSALLFAIGLAGALTRRNAIIVLIGIELMLNAANLNFIAFWRFSEHPEALTGILFVIFSIGVAAAEAAVGLALIIAIYRHYKTTNVDQMDSMKG
- the nuoL gene encoding NADH-quinone oxidoreductase subunit L, producing MDVIVKNLWLIPALPLLAAGVTALAKRPQRQFAATLAIGSMTLAFLLSCWAFIGTLGRHAGADVERQIHNVNWLQFGDASLKLGWVLDPLTAIMLVMVTFVGLLIFIYSVGYMEHDENFTRFFCFLSLFAAAMLGIVISNSLLLLFISWELVGLSSYLLIGFWYDKPSAAAAAKKAFIVTRIGDMGFFLGILWLYAKTGTLLFYDNGNGCLEQDALTRLVAQTTSVGITVSTGISLLIFCGAIGKSGQVPLHVWLPDAMEGPTPVSALIHAATMVAAGVFLVARVYPLMSGNLEGEAANTAALQAVTWVGAITAVFAALIAVAQNDIKRILAYSTVSQLGYMMMGLGVGGVAVGMFHLITHAFFKALLFMGAGSVIHGCHKEQDIRNMGGLRIFMPVTFVTYAVGMMALCGVPFFFSGFWSKDEILHEAFLWKPSVWPFCLGVFGALLTAFYMTRQVCYVFFGHNRDTRTSFSPRGLAYAGPHESPPVMTWPLVILAAFAVLLSLIGTPFWPWFQSYLSGHAVTAGFRWEALFVMLISILVVALGLGAGWWLYGRRPAKTAEAPDPLEEIQAGAFGVLRDKFFVDELYESTVVRLNARFSRFCHWLDSVALDTLVLIASHLVVGLSWLNRLIDEYVINPGFDEACKGVRNGGGFLSRLQDGQVQNYLRVLGLSLTVLLLLLTWGCGK